A window from Triticum aestivum cultivar Chinese Spring chromosome 6D, IWGSC CS RefSeq v2.1, whole genome shotgun sequence encodes these proteins:
- the LOC123141035 gene encoding cyclin-dependent kinase A-2 (The sequence of the model RefSeq protein was modified relative to this genomic sequence to represent the inferred CDS: added 90 bases not found in genome assembly), which yields MDQYEKVEKIGEGTYGVVYKAKDRYTNETIALKKIRLEQEDEGVPSTAIREISLLKEMQHRNIVRLQDVVHNEKCIYLVFEYLDLDLKKHMDSSADFKNHHIVKSFLYQILRGIAYCHSHRVLHRDLKPQNLLIDRRTNSLKLADFGLARAFGIPVRTFTHEVVTLWYRAPEILLGARQYSTPVDVWSVGCIFAEMVNQKPLFPGDSEIDELFKIFRIMGTPNEETWPGVSSLPDYKSAFPKWPSVDLATVVPTLEPLGLDLLSKMLCLDPTRRINARTALEHEYFKDLDVSS from the exons ATGGACCAG TACGAGAAGGTGGAGAAGATCGGGGAGGGCACGTACGGGGTGGTGTACAAGGCCAAGGACCGCTACACCAACGAGACGATCGCGCTCAAGAAGATCCGGCTGGAGCAGGAGGACGAGGGCGTCCCCTCCACCGCCATCCGCGAGATCTCCCTCCTCAAGGAGATGCAGCACCGGAACATCGTCAG GCTGCAGGACGTGGTGCACAACGAGAAGTGCATATACCTCGTCTTCGAGTACCTCGACCTCGACCTCAAGAAGCACATGGACTCCTCCGCGGACTTCAAGAACCACCACATAGTCAAG TCCTTCCTCTACCAGATCCTGCGCGGCATCGCCTACTGCCACTCGCACCGCGTGCTTCACAGGGATCTCAAGCCCCAGAACCTGCTGATTGATCGCCGCACCAATTCATTGAAGCTTGCTGACTTCGGGTTGGCCAGGGCGTTCGGCATTCCTGTCCGGACATTTACTCACGAG GTGGTGACATTATGGTACAGAGCACCAGAAATTCTTCTGGGTGCAAGGCAGTATTCTACCCCTGTTGATGTGTGGTCGGTTGGTTGCATTTTCGCCGAAATGGTGAATCAGAAACCCCTATTTCCTGGTGATTCTGAGATTGATGAACTCTTCAAGATTTTCAG AATTATGGGCACTCCTAATGAAGAAACCTGGCCAGGTGTTTCTTCGTTACCTGACTACAAATCAGCTTTCCCCAAGTGGCCGTCCGTG GATCTCGCAACTGTGGTTCCAACACTCGAACCTTTGGGACTTGATCTTCTCTCT